In Xiphophorus maculatus strain JP 163 A chromosome 2, X_maculatus-5.0-male, whole genome shotgun sequence, one genomic interval encodes:
- the LOC102229919 gene encoding insulin gene enhancer protein ISL-2A-like, which yields MVFVFSPPPGGGIQVYPAARDGTVGLLRRCSPPSVGVQLDFLSCMVDVLLNTSFLDDMGDRSKKKSGIAMCVGCGSQIHDQYILRVSPDLEWHAACLKCAECNQYLDETCTCFVRDGKTYCKRDYARLFGIKCAKCDLGFCSSDLVMRARGNVYHMECFRCSVCSRHLLPGDEFSLRDGELLCQADHGLLVDRSSAGSPLSPGNIHTRPLHIADSISVRHPPHHRNHVHKQSEKTTRVRTVLNEKQLHTLRTCYNANPRPDALMKEQLVEMTGLSPRVIRVWFQNKRCKDKKKSILMKQLQQQQQSDKTNLQGLTGTPLVAGSPIRHDNAVQGNPVEVQTYQPPWKSLSDFALQTDLDQPAFQQLVSFSESGSLGNSSGSDVTSLSSQLPDTPNSMVPSPVDT from the exons ATGgtctttgttttctctccacCTCCCGGAGGAGGAATACAAGTTTATCCTGCAGCCAGGGACGGGACGGTCGGGCTCCTCCGCCGCTGCTCTCCTCCGTCCGTGGGCGTGCAACTCGACTTTCTGTCCTGTATGGTGGACGTCTTGCTCAACACTTCTTTCTTGGATGATATGGGGGATCGTTCAAAAA AGAAGTCGGGAATCGCAATGTGCGTGGGGTGTGGAAGTCAGATACACGACCAGTACATCCTGAGAGTTTCCCCGGACCTGGAGTGGCATGCAGCCTGCCTCAAGTGTGCAGAGTGCAACCAGTATCTGGATGAGACGTGCACTTGCTTCGTCCGGGACGGAAAGACTTACTGTAAAAGAGATTATGCAAG ATTGTTTGGcatcaaatgtgcaaaatgtgactTGGGCTTCTGCAGCAGCGACCTGGTGATGAGGGCCCGAGGCAATGTGTATCACATGGAGTGTTTTCGGTGCTCGGTGTGCAGCCGACACCTCCTGCCGGGGGATGAGTTCTCGCTGCGGGACGGCGAGCTTCTGTGTCAGGCCGATCACGGCTTGTTGGTGGATCGGTCCTCTGCAGGAAGCCCGCTGAGTCCCGGGAACATTCACACCAGACCGCTGCACATTGCTG ATTCCATTTCGGTCCGGCACCCACCTCACCACCGGAACCACGTCCACAAGCAGTCCGAAAAGACCACCCGTGTCCGGACGGTGCTCAACGAGAAGCAGCTGCACACGCTGCGGACATGCTACAACGCCAACCCGAGGCCGGACGCCCTGATGaaggagcagctggtggagatGACCGGCCTGAGCCCCAGGGTGATCCGGGTCTGGTTCCAGAACAAGCGCTGCAAGGACAAGAAGAAGTCCATTCTGATGAAGCAGCttcagcaacagcagcagagcgACAAAACC AATCTGCAGGGCCTGACAGGCACTCCTCTGGTGGCTGGGAGTCCGATCCGGCACGACAACGCCGTGCAGGGGAATCCAGTGGAGGTGCAGACCTACCAGCCTCCCTGGAAAAGCCTCAGCGACTTTGCCCTGCAGACCGACTTGGACCAGCCTGCTTTCCAGCAACTG GTTTCTTTCTCTGAGTCGGGCTCTTTGGGAAACTCCTCGGGCAGCGACGTGACCTCCCTGTCGTCTCAACTACCGGACACACCGAACAGCATGGTTCCGAGTCCCGTCGACACGTGA